The following are encoded in a window of Rosa chinensis cultivar Old Blush chromosome 4, RchiOBHm-V2, whole genome shotgun sequence genomic DNA:
- the LOC121052762 gene encoding disease resistance protein RPV1-like, translating into MAAIGRQINRKSTFNRCSKRGVETFRDDKLSRGEDISQELLKAIEESRVSIVVFSQNYASSRWCLDELVKILDCRKSKGQKFRAVFYKVAPSDVRHQTGAFGYAFAKIDQCKYKDSIGKWRKALEEAANLSEWTFEEGRYEAEFIKEIVEDLFARVINPSCELHVADHPIGLESCGQEVNKLLDAEENNMVGIWGPGGIGKTTIAKAVFNSIRHKFEGSCFLADVRSKNLTQLQETLLFDILGENLKVHSDDEGVGLIKTRMRRKIVLFILDDVSDSSQLKKLVPSPDCFRPGSKILITTRDKRSLIAHEVNEVYEVEMLDDRHALQLFSLHAFKRNQPRSDYLELAQHVIRYAQGLPLALIVLGSHLFRRSTEEWEATIGSCKGGPQADIQKVLKLSYDALGRDLKELFLDIACFFKGKRAAHVKPILEACYDHKTMVIGIAQLQEKALIRIDKDDRIWMHDLIEEMGKDIVYQESPDEPGKRSRVWSEEDVAYVLTNNTGTNEVIGIQNFSRLTCMNLSECESLKKLPDLSRIPNLKWLNLSGCVSLKELPDFCGIPNLKELELYKCISIVEVPDSIRFLHKLVTLNVDYCSKLIMFPRKINLKSVETISISYCKLEEFSEVGEEMVSLRILNLRRTCIKELHPSITMLIGLEKLILEECENLTTLPCNIYGLQNLESLKASRCSKLATFPKISVKMDSLRELYLGRSDIRELDESIENLIGLERLDLTHCENLITLPCNIYGLQNLESLKASRCSKLATFPKIPVKMDSLRELYLGRSDIRELDESIENLIGLERLDLTHCKNLTTLPCNIYGLQNLESLEASGCSKLVAFPKIPIKMDSLRQLNLGRSDIRELDESIENLIGLERLDLTHCENLITMPHNIYELHNLKALYGDKCSKLATFPKIPSKMDSLRQLSLIGSDIRELDESIENLIGLEELNLRDCKNLTTLPCSIYGLENLVSLYLDNCSKLARFPTNTKILNVDGCSLSLPKLEVFSIAGCSLLSDCDFLMTLDCWETLELLNLSRNNFVSLPACLTKFVNLHGLDLSGCKRLRGIPELPPFVELLIRGFESLDREAWPLDEDDCESLDTEAALPSMEDDDEEEQLHDLSTLTNCGAVIKASPSIEEPTPSSWLSFSFETSKRHRSAEEPSLAELSWLSLSLSTEPTPVNPPKRQRTAAGGGFGYDPVLRLSSSAIYSILINLVSVGGWLFVWKISEGPDEGGTPQITGKIVIAIQIVGEGEAVHPRDVLVVGVGKCVLQIDTTKVAKGEVPSAEVPIKCPVEKLIDGSNLLVNMMER; encoded by the exons ATGGCAGCAATTGGAAGGCAGATAAATAGGAAGTCAACATTCAACAGATGCAGCAAA AGGGGAGTTGAGACGTTCAGAGATGATAAGCTTAGCAGAGGAGAAGACATATCACAAGAGCTCCTCAAAGCAATTGAGGAGTCCAGAGTTTCAATCGTCGTCTTCTCTCAAAATTATGCTTCCTCAAGGTGGTGCTTAGATGAACTGGTCAAGATACTTGACTGCAGAAAATCCAAAGGACAGAAGTTTAGAGCTGTTTTCTACAAGGTGGCTCCCTCAGATGTACGACACCAAACAGGTGCTTTTGGTTACGCATTTGCTAAAATTGATCAATGCAAATACAAGGATAGCATCGGCAAATGGAGGAAGGCTCTTGAGGAAGCAGCAAATTTGTCCGAATGGACTTTCGAGGAGGGCAG GTACGAGGCTGAATTTATCAAAGAAATTGTTGAGGATTTGTTCGCCCGAGTAATAAATCCTTCATGTGAGCTGCACGTTGCTGATCATCCAATTGGCTTAGAGTCTTGTGGACAAGAGGTTAACAAACTTTTAGATGCCGAGGAGAATAACATGGTTGGCATATGGGGGCCTGGTGGAATAGGAAAGACCACAATTGCAAAAGCTGTGTTTAATTCAATTCGCCATAAGTTTGAAGGTAGCTGTTTCTTGGCGGATGTTAGATCAAAAAACCTAACCCAACTGCAAGAGACACTTTTGTTTGATATTTTAGGGGAAAATTTGAAGGTGCACAGTGATGATGAAGGAGTTGGTTTGATAAAGACAAGGATGCGACGTAAAATAGTTCTATTTATCCTTGATGACGTGAGTGATTCTAGCCAATTAAAGAAGTTAGTTCCATCCCCTGATTGTTTTAGGCCAGGCAGTAAAATTCtcataacaacaagagataaaCGTTCGCTAATTGCTCATGAAGTTAATGAAGTATATGAGGTCGAGATGTTAGATGATCGTCATGCTTTGCAGTTGTTTAGCTTGCATGCATTCAAAAGAAATCAACCTCGAAGTGATTATCTAGAACTTGCACAACATGTTATACGCTATGCCCAAGGCCTTCCATTAGCTTTGATAGTCTTAGGCTCTCATCTATTTCGTAGAAGCACAGAGGAGTGGGAAGCTACAATAGGTAGTTGTAAAGGAGGTCCTCAGGCTGATATACAGAAAGTTCTCAAACTAAGTTATGATGCTCTAGGACGAGATTTAAAAGAACTATTTCTTGATATTGCTTGCTTCTTTAAAGGTAAGCGTGCAGCCCATGTGAAACCAATACTAGAAGCTTGCTACGACCACAAAACAATGGTGATTGGTATTGCACAACTGCAAGAAAAAGCCTTGATAAGAATTGACAAAGATGATCGGATTTGGATGCATGACTTGATAGAAGAAATGGGTAAAGACATAGTGTATCAGGAGTCACCTGATGAACCCGGGAAACGGAGCAGAGTGTGGAGTGAAGAAGATGTAGCCTACGTTCTAACAAATAATACA GGTACAAATGAAGTTATAGGCATTCAG AATTTTTCAAGGCTAACATGTATGAATTTAAGTGAATGTGAATCTCTAAAGAAACTCCCTGACTTGAGTAGAATCCCTAACTTGAAATGGTTGAATTTAAGTGGCTGTGTATCCCTAAAGGAACTCCCAGACTTCTGTGGAATCCCGAACTTGAAAGAGTTGGAACTATATAAATGTATCAGTATTGTTGAGGTTCCTGATTCAATTAGATTCCTTCACAAGCTTGTTACCTTGAATGTTGACTATTGCTCTAAGCTTATTATGTTTCCAAGAAAAATCAACTTGAAATCTGTAGAAACAATCTCTATTAGCTATTGCAAGCTTGAGGAATTTTCAGAAGTTGGGGAAGAGATGGTTTCCTTGAGAATTTTGAATCTCAGACGCACTTGCATTAAAGAATTGCATCCGTCCATTACAATGCTTATTGGGTTAGAAAAGTTGATACTAGAGGAGTGTGAAAATCTCACAACTCTACCGTGCAACATTTATGGGTTGCAGAATCTAGAGAGTCTTAAAGCGAGTAGATGCTCAAAACTGGCTACATTTCCAAAAATTTCAGTAAAGATGGATTCCTTGAGAGAACTCTATCTTGGACGCAGTGACATAAGAGAATTGGATGAGTCAATTGAAAATCTCATTGGGCTTGAACGGTTGGATCTTACTCATTGCGAAAATCTCATAACTCTACCGTGCAACATTTATGGGTTGCAGAATCTAGAGAGTCTTAAAGCGAGTAGATGCTCAAAACTGGCTACATTTCCAAAAATTCCAGTAAAGATGGATTCCTTGAGAGAACTCTATCTTGGACGCAGTGACATAAGAGAATTGGATGAGTCAATTGAAAATCTCATTGGGCTTGAACGGTTGGATCTTACTCATTGCAAAAATCTCACAACTCTACCGTGCAACATTTATGGGTTGCAGAATCTAGAGAGTCTTGAAGCGAGTGGATGCTCAAAACTGGTTGCATTTCCAAAAATTCCGATAAAGATGGATTCCTTGAGACAACTCAATCTTGGACGCAGTGACATAAGAGAATTGGATGAGTCAATTGAAAATCTCATTGGGCTTGAACGGTTGGATCTTACTCATTGCGAAAATCTCATAACCATGCCGCATAATATTTATGAGTTGCACAATCTAAAGGCTCTTTATGGGGATAAATGCTCAAAACTGGCTACATTTCCAAAAATTCCATCAAAGATGGATTCCTTGAGACAACTCTCTCTTATTGGCAGTGACATAAGAGAATTGGATGAGTCAATTGAAAATCTCATCGGGCTTGAAGAGTTGAATCTTAGAGATTGCAAAAatctcactaccctaccatgcaGCATTTATGGGTTGGAAAATTTAGTGAGTCTTTATCTTGATAACTGCTCAAAACTCGCTAGATTTCCAACAAATACGAAAATTTTGAATGTCGATGGTTGCTCACTATCACTTCCCAAGCTAGAGGTGTTTAGTATCGCAGGATGCAGTTTATTATCAGATTGTGATTTCCTGATGACTCTTGATTGCTGGGAAACATTAGAGTTGCTTAATCTGTCAAGAAACAATTTTGTTAGTCTTCCTGCTTGCCTCACCAAATTTGTCAACTTGCACGGGCTTGACTTGTCCGGTTGCAAGAGACTCCGAGGAATTCCGGAGCTTCCACCATTCGTTGAACTACTAATAAGAGGTTTTGAATCACTAGACAGAGAGGCGTGGCCGTTAGATGAAGATGATTGTGAATCACTGGACACAGAGGCGGCGTTGCCGTCaatggaagatgatgatgaagaagaacagCTCCACGATTTGTCGACATTGACAAATTGTGGAGCTGTGATAAAGGCGTCGCCGTCAATTGAAGAGCCAACTCCGTCGTCAtggctttctttttctttcgaaACTTCGAAACGACATCGCAGCGCGGAAGAACCATCACTGGCTGAGTTGTCAtggctctctctttctctctctacggAACCAACACCAGTGAATCCTCCGAAACGACAACGCACTGCCGCCGGGGGGGG GTTTGGGTATGACCCTGTTTTGAGGTTGTCTTCATCTGCTATTTACTCAATACTCATCAATCT TGTGAGTGTAGGAGGATGGCTTTTTGTGTGGAAAATTTCTGAAGGTCCAGATGAAGGAGGTACACCACAAATCACAGGAAAGATTGTTATTGCCATTCAAATAGTTGGTGAGGGGGAAGCTGTTCATCCACGA GATGTTCTGGTTGTTGGGGTTGGGAAGTGTGTTCTACAAATTGATACTACTAAAGTTGCAAAGGGTGAAGTCCCTTCTGCTGAGGTTCCTATTAAGTGTCCTGTTGAAAAGCTCATTGATGGGTCCAATTTGTTGGTAAACATGATGGAGAGGTGA
- the LOC121052763 gene encoding disease resistance protein RUN1-like, producing MASLINEAAASSSSSALPLSSTDHQNHYTYEVFLSFRGEDTRYDFTDHLYNALCLRGIKTFRDDKLSRGEDISQELLKAIDESRVSIVVFSQNYASSRWCLDELVKILECRESKGQKFRAVFYKVAPSDVRHQIGAFGDAFATLDQFYKDSMDKWKAALKEAADLSGWTFE from the coding sequence ATGGCTTCTCTGATCAACGAAGCAGCAGCCAGTTCTTCATCTTCTGCTCTCCCACTTTCTTCTACTGATCACCAAAATCATTACACATACGAGGTCTTCCTGAGTTTCCGAGGCGAGGATACGCGCTATGATTTTACAGATCATTTGTACAACGCTTTGTGTCTGAGGGGAATTAAGACCTTCAGAGATGATAAGCTTAGCAGAGGAGAAGACATATCACAAGAGCTCCTCAAAGCAATTGACGAGTCCAGAGTTTCAATCGTCGTCTTCTCTCAAAATTATGCTTCCTCAAGGTGGTGCTTAGATGAACTGGTCAAGATACTTGAATGCAGAGAATCCAAAGGCCAGAAGTTTAGAGCTGTTTTCTACAAGGTGGCTCCTTCAGATGTACGACACCAAATAGGTGCTTTCGGTGACGCATTTGCAACACTTGATCAATTTTACAAGGATAGCATGGATAAATGGAAGGCAGCTCTCAAGGAAGCAGCAGATTTGTCTGGATGGACTTTTGAGTAG
- the LOC112198659 gene encoding disease resistance protein RUN1 isoform X2 — MVGIWGPGGIGKTTIAKAVFNSIRHKFETSCFLADVGSNSNGRAQLQERLLHDVLRDSNLKVSSVDQGVSFIKERMQDKKVLLILDNVSHSSQLNNLVPSPDCFGPGSRILITTRDKRWLIAHEVNEVYEVKMLDDHHALELFSLHAFKRNEPPSDYLELAQHVIRYAQGLPLALIVLGSHLFRRSTEEWEATIGSCKGGPQADIQEVLKLSYDALGRDLKELFLDIACFFKGEYAARVKPILEACYDHKTMVIGIAQLQEKALIRIDKDDRIWLHDLIEEMGKDIVYQESPDEPGERSRLWSGKDVDHVLTNNTGTNKVIGIQVPWLLSTISMNAKSFSEMRNLRYISMGGPSFSGDIDYLSNQLRWLDWHNCPLQCFPSDFQANKLVELNIISCKIRQLWEGRKVAVNP; from the exons ATGGTTGGCATATGGGGGCCTGGTGGAATAGGAAAGACCACAATTGCAAAAGCTGTGTTTAATTCAATTCGCCATAAGTTTGAAACTAGTTGTTTCTTGGCAGATGTTGGATCTAATTCAAATGGCCGAGCACAACTGCAAGAGAGACTTTTGCATGATGTTTTAAGGGACTCAAATTTGAAGGTGAGCAGTGTTGATCAGGGAGTCAGTTTTATAAAGGAAAGAATGCAAGATAAAAAAGTTCTCTTAATCCTTGATAACGTGAGTCATTCTAGCCAATTAAATAACTTAGTTCCATCCCCTGATTGTTTTGGCCCGGGCAGTAGAATTCtcataacaacaagagataaaCGTTGGCTAATTGCTCATGAAGTTAATGAAGTATATGAGGTCAAGATGTTAGATGATCATCATGCTCTGGAGTTGTTTAGCTTGCATGCATTCAAAAGAAATGAACCTCCAAGCGATTATCTGGAACTTGCTCAACATGTTATACGCTATGCCCAAGGCCTTCCATTAGCTTTGATAGTCTTAGGCTCTCATCTATTTCGTAGAAGCACAGAGGAGTGGGAAGCTACAATAGGTAGTTGTAAAGGAGGTCCTCAGGCAGATATACAGGAAGTTCTCAAACTAAGTTATGATGCTCTAGGACGAGATTTAAAAGAACTATTTCTTGATATTGCTTGCTTCTTTAAAGGTGAGTATGCAGCCCGTGTGAAACCAATACTAGAAGCTTGCTACGACCACAAAACAATGGTGATTGGTATTGCACAACTGCAAGAAAAAGCCTTGATAAGAATTGACAAAGATGATCGGATTTGGTTGCATGACTTGATAGAAGAAATGGGTAAAGATATAGTATATCAGGAGTCACCTGATGAACCAGGGGAACGCAGCAGACTATGGAGTGGAAAAGATGTCGACCATGTTCTAACAAATAATACA GGTACAAATAAAGTTATAGGCATTCAGGTCCCGTGGCTATTATCTACAATATCTATGAATGCTAAAAGCTTTTCAGAGATGAGGAATCTTAGATATATTTCCATGGGAGGACCATCCTTTTCTGGAGATATTGATTATCTCTCCAACCAGTTGAGGTGGCTCGATTGGCACAATTGTCCGTTGCAATGTTTTCCATCCGAttttcaagcaaacaaacttGTGGAGCTCAACATTATTAGCTGCAAAATCAGACAACTATGGGAGGGACGTAAG GTGGCTGTAAATCCCTAA
- the LOC112198659 gene encoding TMV resistance protein N isoform X1 — translation MVGIWGPGGIGKTTIAKAVFNSIRHKFETSCFLADVGSNSNGRAQLQERLLHDVLRDSNLKVSSVDQGVSFIKERMQDKKVLLILDNVSHSSQLNNLVPSPDCFGPGSRILITTRDKRWLIAHEVNEVYEVKMLDDHHALELFSLHAFKRNEPPSDYLELAQHVIRYAQGLPLALIVLGSHLFRRSTEEWEATIGSCKGGPQADIQEVLKLSYDALGRDLKELFLDIACFFKGEYAARVKPILEACYDHKTMVIGIAQLQEKALIRIDKDDRIWLHDLIEEMGKDIVYQESPDEPGERSRLWSGKDVDHVLTNNTGTNKVIGIQVPWLLSTISMNAKSFSEMRNLRYISMGGPSFSGDIDYLSNQLRWLDWHNCPLQCFPSDFQANKLVELNIISCKIRQLWEGRKHLWVAQSKES, via the exons ATGGTTGGCATATGGGGGCCTGGTGGAATAGGAAAGACCACAATTGCAAAAGCTGTGTTTAATTCAATTCGCCATAAGTTTGAAACTAGTTGTTTCTTGGCAGATGTTGGATCTAATTCAAATGGCCGAGCACAACTGCAAGAGAGACTTTTGCATGATGTTTTAAGGGACTCAAATTTGAAGGTGAGCAGTGTTGATCAGGGAGTCAGTTTTATAAAGGAAAGAATGCAAGATAAAAAAGTTCTCTTAATCCTTGATAACGTGAGTCATTCTAGCCAATTAAATAACTTAGTTCCATCCCCTGATTGTTTTGGCCCGGGCAGTAGAATTCtcataacaacaagagataaaCGTTGGCTAATTGCTCATGAAGTTAATGAAGTATATGAGGTCAAGATGTTAGATGATCATCATGCTCTGGAGTTGTTTAGCTTGCATGCATTCAAAAGAAATGAACCTCCAAGCGATTATCTGGAACTTGCTCAACATGTTATACGCTATGCCCAAGGCCTTCCATTAGCTTTGATAGTCTTAGGCTCTCATCTATTTCGTAGAAGCACAGAGGAGTGGGAAGCTACAATAGGTAGTTGTAAAGGAGGTCCTCAGGCAGATATACAGGAAGTTCTCAAACTAAGTTATGATGCTCTAGGACGAGATTTAAAAGAACTATTTCTTGATATTGCTTGCTTCTTTAAAGGTGAGTATGCAGCCCGTGTGAAACCAATACTAGAAGCTTGCTACGACCACAAAACAATGGTGATTGGTATTGCACAACTGCAAGAAAAAGCCTTGATAAGAATTGACAAAGATGATCGGATTTGGTTGCATGACTTGATAGAAGAAATGGGTAAAGATATAGTATATCAGGAGTCACCTGATGAACCAGGGGAACGCAGCAGACTATGGAGTGGAAAAGATGTCGACCATGTTCTAACAAATAATACA GGTACAAATAAAGTTATAGGCATTCAGGTCCCGTGGCTATTATCTACAATATCTATGAATGCTAAAAGCTTTTCAGAGATGAGGAATCTTAGATATATTTCCATGGGAGGACCATCCTTTTCTGGAGATATTGATTATCTCTCCAACCAGTTGAGGTGGCTCGATTGGCACAATTGTCCGTTGCAATGTTTTCCATCCGAttttcaagcaaacaaacttGTGGAGCTCAACATTATTAGCTGCAAAATCAGACAACTATGGGAGGGACGTAAG CATTTATGGGTTGCACAATCTAAAGAGTCTTGA